The DNA window gacagtacattattatacaaaatatatatatataataaaagagtaaaattgaaaaaaagtattaaacCAAATTAATTGATCTTTCAAACAAAGTGTCTTTAGtaatacaaaaagaaagaaaaaaaaatatatatatatatatataataaaaaaataaaaaaaaaaaaaaaaaaaaacgtaaAATTTGAACAGAAGAATGACTTAACTACTTAATACATTCAATCCCATAATTCttatatttcaaatttattaatattacgattattatcatcattattatttttttttttttttttttccttgttaTTAACGCATCATTCgttcaaaaatattgaaaagcaaaaaaactAGGAATGGAAGAAGAACTCTCCATAGTGAATAATcattttcttgttcttcaCGGTTTTGTCGTTGAGCTTGTCCAGCCGTAGGTCTATTTGCTCTAAAACTACCTGTATTGGGGTCAAATGAAAAGGTTTGAAAAGTACTGTGGCTTCCCGCACCAAATGGTCTACCAGCGCCAAATGCATTAGCAAACGGATCACCACCAAATGCAAAATGTGTGAAGAAGTCCTCCGGGGATGCAAATCTCATGCCTGGACCACCTGGGCCTCCTGCTCTTGGGAAGGGGGAAAATCCTGAACTCATACCGCCGGTACCACCACTAGCTGCTGCAGCATGTCTATCGTCTGGATCGACACCTAATTGGTcgtaaattttctttttgttactATCGCTCAACACTTCAAAAGATctatttattcttttaaaagCCTCTGCTGCCCTTGGATGCGAATTTTTATCCGGATGTAACTTAATTGCCATTTTTCTAtaagctttttttatttgtactTCATTTGCGCTTTTATCTACTTCCAATATTTTGTAGAAATCATGTTTGGGATGCTTTAAAACCTTTAAAGTTATTTCTTCCTGTTCTTTGGTGTATTTTCTTTCAGTGGACATAGTCTATAgagaaattatatatatgtgtataaTACGATGGCAAAATTGAACCTAAGCAataaggaaaaggaaatacCCCCTAGTTTCAATAtgactttattaaaaaggaaCTGACTTGatctaatattaataatagtaaccactggtttttttttattttttttttttaacaagtTTTCGTTGATAGGTGAAAAGCTTAATGAatagagaaagaaaaggaaggggaaatagaaataaaaaattatatatataaagaaaaaagaaaaaaaaaaaaaaaaaaaaaaagaaaaaaaattacacaACGTTCGTTAACAGCAAGATCGCTCAGGATGATAATGGTAGAAACGAAGGCAGTACGGACGGATCACTGAactcattttattttatatcaCAAGCAAAGATATTTAATGATTCTTTGTTCGTCATCTTAAACGACAGCCGCCATCggaaaaattaagaataataattttatgtttacttttgattaatttattttatttgcatttttttaatatcggttattccctttttttcttttaattttctttatcttaaagtaaacaaaataataataatatatatatatatataggtACATATTTTATACTACGCAGAgagtattaaaaattctttttaacTCAGCGCTTATTCAGTTTTAGcaacatctttttttttttttttttcctttctttttttgccaTCATTCAACCTTTTCCATTGATTtgcagaaaaaaaacagaaaaaaaaaacaaaaaaaaaaaaagtggttCTAAGCACATAATGTCAAAAAGATCTGCTAATGAAGTGTCACAGGAAATTGCCAATGATGTGATTGAATTCGGTGTCAACGAAGAATCAAGTTCAACTTTCAGCAATACtaaaaagttgaaaagtTTTGATCATAG is part of the Saccharomycodes ludwigii strain NBRC 1722 chromosome III, whole genome shotgun sequence genome and encodes:
- the HLJ1 gene encoding type I HSP40 co-chaperone HLJ1 (similar to Saccharomyces cerevisiae YMR161W | HLJ1 | HomoLogous to E. coli dnaJ protein); its protein translation is MSTERKYTKEQEEITLKVLKHPKHDFYKILEVDKSANEVQIKKAYRKMAIKLHPDKNSHPRAAEAFKRINRSFEVLSDSNKKKIYDQLGVDPDDRHAAAASGGTGGMSSGFSPFPRAGGPGGPGMRFASPEDFFTHFAFGGDPFANAFGAGRPFGAGSHSTFQTFSFDPNTGSFRANRPTAGQAQRQNREEQENDYSLWRVLLPFLVFLLFNIFERMMR